Proteins encoded in a region of the Photobacterium profundum SS9 genome:
- a CDS encoding ABC transporter ATP-binding protein, which yields MPHEVLLEVKNLGSEFTTDDGIVRVLDGVTFNVKKGQTLGIVGESGCGKSVTAMSIMGLLPHPYGRVYAGEILYRGKNVVDLPPEKLYQIRGNCISMIFQDPMTALNPVHSVGKQLCEVLELHRKDLDKKDRLKYAIKMLDKVGIPSPELRVMEYPHNLSGGMRQRVMIAIALACKPDILICDEPTTALDVTVQAQILDLMRELQRESGMAIIFITHDLGVVAEICDDVVVMYAGRVVETADIFTLFEKPKHPYTKGLLNSMPTLSALHKQMLVTIPGNVPHLNEMPAGCRFCTRCAYATDECRNTVPAWTQVDGEHKVSCHHWKEVN from the coding sequence ATGCCCCATGAGGTATTACTTGAAGTTAAAAATCTTGGCTCTGAATTTACAACTGATGACGGTATTGTCCGTGTACTTGATGGTGTTACCTTTAATGTAAAAAAAGGGCAAACCTTAGGAATTGTAGGGGAGTCTGGTTGCGGGAAAAGTGTGACAGCAATGTCAATTATGGGGCTCCTTCCTCACCCTTATGGTCGAGTATATGCTGGAGAGATCCTCTACCGAGGCAAAAATGTTGTGGATTTACCGCCAGAGAAACTTTATCAGATACGAGGGAATTGTATCTCAATGATATTCCAAGACCCAATGACAGCGTTAAACCCTGTTCATTCGGTTGGAAAACAATTGTGCGAAGTGCTTGAATTACACCGTAAGGATCTCGATAAAAAAGATCGCTTAAAATACGCCATCAAAATGTTAGATAAAGTGGGTATTCCCTCGCCAGAATTACGTGTAATGGAATATCCGCACAACCTTTCTGGTGGTATGCGTCAGCGGGTAATGATCGCGATAGCATTGGCATGTAAACCGGATATTTTAATTTGTGATGAGCCAACAACAGCATTAGACGTAACAGTTCAAGCTCAGATTCTCGACCTAATGCGAGAGCTGCAGCGTGAAAGTGGTATGGCTATTATTTTTATCACTCATGATCTTGGTGTTGTCGCTGAGATCTGTGATGACGTTGTTGTGATGTATGCTGGTCGAGTGGTAGAAACGGCAGATATATTCACATTGTTTGAGAAACCTAAGCATCCTTATACTAAGGGTTTGTTGAATTCTATGCCGACATTGAGTGCGTTACACAAACAGATGTTAGTTACGATCCCTGGTAATGTCCCTCATTTAAATGAAATGCCTGCAGGTTGTCGGTTTTGTACTCGATGCGCTTATGCTACCGATGAGTGTCGCAATACTGTGCCTGCCTGGACGCAAGTCGATGGTGAACACAAAGTAAGTTGTCATCATTGGAAAGAGGTGAATTAA
- a CDS encoding MetQ/NlpA family lipoprotein codes for MAFNLKNIVAVAGLASALVLTGCGEKEAVVDNSKIKIGVMAGAEAQVAEVAAKEAKKTYGLDVELITFTDYVSPNAALEEGSIDINAFQHKPYLDQQMTDRGYKFAIVGNSFVYPIAAYSSKIKSLDELKDGDQIAVPNDPTNLGRSLLLLQQQGLLTLKEGAGLTATVLDIVSSPKNLKIVELEAAQLPRSLEDVQLAIINTTYASSINLTPERDGVFVEDKESPYVNLIVAREDNVNAENVQTFLKAYQSDVVYNAAQEIFQGGAVKGW; via the coding sequence ATGGCGTTTAATTTGAAAAATATTGTTGCTGTCGCAGGTCTAGCATCTGCACTTGTATTAACAGGTTGTGGCGAAAAAGAAGCTGTTGTTGATAATAGCAAAATTAAAATTGGGGTAATGGCAGGCGCTGAAGCACAAGTTGCTGAAGTGGCAGCCAAAGAAGCAAAGAAAACATACGGATTAGATGTTGAGTTAATCACTTTTACTGACTACGTTTCACCAAACGCAGCTTTAGAAGAAGGCTCTATTGATATAAATGCATTCCAACATAAGCCTTACCTTGATCAGCAAATGACTGACCGTGGTTACAAGTTTGCTATTGTGGGTAACTCTTTTGTATACCCAATTGCTGCTTACTCAAGCAAAATCAAATCACTTGACGAGCTAAAAGATGGCGACCAAATTGCAGTTCCGAATGATCCAACAAACCTTGGTCGTTCTTTACTACTATTGCAACAACAAGGTCTACTAACACTAAAAGAAGGCGCGGGTTTAACAGCAACAGTGCTTGATATTGTGAGCAGCCCTAAGAACCTAAAAATTGTTGAACTTGAAGCAGCACAGCTTCCACGTTCTTTAGAAGACGTTCAGCTTGCGATTATTAACACAACATACGCAAGCAGCATTAACTTAACACCTGAGCGTGATGGTGTATTTGTTGAAGACAAAGAATCACCGTATGTGAATCTAATTGTGGCACGTGAAGATAATGTGAATGCTGAAAATGTGCAGACATTCTTAAAAGCTTACCAATCTGATGTTGTTTACAACGCAGCGCAAGAAATCTTCCAAGGTGGCGCAGTTAAAGGCTGGTAA
- a CDS encoding methionine ABC transporter permease, whose product MLLDSMTSWWEANERLTYLLVEALGQTLTMVFASGLIGFALGIPLGVALHLSKEGGQLENRTLNKALGIVVNIGRSIPFIILLVAIIPFTRFIVGSSIGTAAAIVPLTVGAIPFIARLVEGALLEVPSGLVEAAQAMGATPQQIVTKVLLPEALPGIINAITITLVTLVSYSAMAGTVGGGGLGDVGIRYGYQRFDGTVMMITVVMLVILVQLIQSVGDHLVKRFDHR is encoded by the coding sequence ATGTTGCTTGATTCAATGACCAGTTGGTGGGAAGCCAATGAACGATTAACGTATTTATTGGTTGAAGCGCTAGGTCAAACCTTAACGATGGTATTTGCATCAGGGCTTATTGGTTTTGCACTCGGTATTCCGCTAGGTGTTGCTTTACACTTAAGTAAAGAAGGAGGGCAGCTTGAAAACCGCACCTTAAATAAAGCACTGGGTATCGTTGTCAATATTGGCCGTTCTATCCCTTTTATCATTTTACTTGTCGCTATTATTCCTTTTACTCGCTTTATTGTCGGTAGTTCAATCGGAACGGCAGCTGCAATTGTACCGCTAACCGTTGGCGCTATTCCATTTATTGCACGCTTGGTCGAAGGCGCATTACTGGAAGTACCATCAGGCTTAGTGGAAGCAGCACAAGCAATGGGGGCGACACCTCAACAAATCGTGACTAAAGTCTTATTGCCAGAAGCATTACCGGGCATTATTAATGCTATAACCATTACGCTAGTCACTCTTGTTAGCTATTCTGCAATGGCTGGTACTGTTGGTGGCGGTGGCCTTGGTGATGTGGGGATCCGTTACGGTTACCAACGCTTCGATGGCACCGTTATGATGATAACGGTTGTTATGTTAGTCATCTTAGTACAACTCATTCAATCGGTTGGTGATCACTTGGTTAAACGTTTTGATCATCGATAA
- the ykgO gene encoding type B 50S ribosomal protein L36, with translation MKVVSSLKSAKLRHRDCQVVKRRGRVFVICKSNPRFKAVQGKAKKK, from the coding sequence ATGAAAGTTGTTAGCTCATTAAAAAGTGCAAAATTGCGTCATCGTGATTGTCAGGTCGTTAAACGTCGCGGACGAGTGTTTGTGATCTGTAAATCAAATCCACGCTTTAAAGCGGTGCAGGGGAAGGCAAAGAAAAAATAG
- the gmhB gene encoding D-glycero-beta-D-manno-heptose 1,7-bisphosphate 7-phosphatase has product MANPAVFIDRDGVINVDHGYVHTVDDFEFIDGVFEACKKLKDMGYLLILVTNQAGIARGMYTEAEFTRLTEWMDWNFVDHDVEFDGIYYCPHHPTEGKGEYLQDCDCRKPEPGMLLSACEEFDIDMDNSIMIGDKTDDMTAATTANVGTKILVRTGKPVTEQGEALASVVLDSVADVPAWLAAR; this is encoded by the coding sequence TTGGCCAATCCAGCAGTCTTTATCGATCGTGATGGCGTGATTAACGTTGATCATGGCTATGTTCATACAGTAGATGATTTTGAATTCATAGACGGTGTATTTGAAGCATGTAAAAAGCTTAAAGATATGGGTTACTTGCTTATCTTAGTAACGAATCAAGCAGGGATTGCACGTGGTATGTATACCGAAGCGGAATTTACCCGCTTAACGGAGTGGATGGATTGGAACTTCGTTGATCATGATGTTGAGTTTGACGGCATTTATTATTGCCCGCATCACCCAACAGAGGGTAAAGGCGAGTATTTACAAGATTGTGACTGTCGCAAACCTGAACCGGGTATGTTGCTTTCTGCATGTGAAGAGTTTGATATAGATATGGATAACTCAATTATGATCGGTGATAAAACCGATGATATGACAGCAGCAACGACGGCGAATGTCGGTACTAAAATACTGGTTCGTACTGGCAAGCCTGTTACCGAGCAAGGTGAAGCATTAGCAAGTGTTGTGCTTGATAGTGTTGCTGATGTTCCTGCTTGGTTAGCTGCACGCTAA
- the metN gene encoding methionine ABC transporter ATP-binding protein MetN — translation MIEINRVNKVFYQGERAINALSDINLTIEQGTIFGVIGSSGAGKSTLIRCVNLLERPTSGHIIVDGVDLTQLSNKELSLARRKIGMIFQHFNLLSSRTVFENVALPLELAGASNNAIKEKVDGLLKLVGLSDKNDTYPCNLSGGQKQRVAIARALASDPKVLLCDEATSALDPATTQSILDLLREINRELNLTILLITHEMDVVKGICSQVAIIGDGELVEKGPVGDIFAHPKTELARKFIRSTLDLSIPTDFQARMTPEKVTGSYPLIRLEFTGASVNAPLISQVAREFNIDISILSSDMDYIGGVKFGLMLAELFGTEQAAEQAIAFLRDHKVNVEVLGYVA, via the coding sequence ATGATAGAAATAAATAGAGTTAATAAAGTGTTCTATCAAGGTGAGCGAGCGATCAATGCGCTTAGCGATATCAACCTTACTATTGAGCAAGGTACTATCTTTGGTGTTATAGGCTCTTCTGGTGCAGGTAAAAGTACGTTAATTCGTTGCGTTAACTTGTTGGAGCGCCCTACAAGTGGGCATATCATTGTTGACGGTGTCGACCTAACTCAACTTTCCAATAAAGAGTTATCATTAGCACGCCGAAAAATTGGCATGATTTTTCAACACTTCAATCTTTTATCATCACGCACTGTTTTCGAAAACGTTGCACTACCGCTAGAGTTAGCTGGCGCATCGAACAACGCTATAAAAGAAAAAGTGGATGGCTTGCTAAAACTTGTTGGCCTTTCCGATAAAAATGACACCTACCCTTGTAACTTAAGTGGCGGTCAAAAACAGCGCGTTGCGATTGCCCGTGCATTAGCGTCAGATCCAAAAGTATTATTATGTGATGAAGCAACAAGTGCGCTTGATCCGGCAACAACACAATCAATTTTAGACCTATTACGCGAAATTAACCGCGAATTAAACCTGACTATCTTATTGATCACGCATGAAATGGATGTGGTTAAAGGCATCTGCTCACAAGTTGCCATTATTGGTGATGGTGAGTTAGTCGAAAAAGGACCTGTTGGTGATATCTTTGCTCACCCTAAAACAGAGCTCGCTCGCAAGTTTATCCGCTCAACATTAGATTTATCCATCCCAACTGATTTCCAAGCTCGCATGACGCCAGAAAAAGTAACAGGTAGCTACCCTCTTATTCGTTTAGAGTTTACAGGCGCTTCCGTAAACGCTCCTTTGATCAGTCAAGTAGCAAGAGAGTTTAATATTGATATCAGTATTTTGAGTTCTGATATGGATTATATCGGTGGTGTTAAGTTTGGCTTAATGTTGGCAGAATTATTTGGCACTGAACAAGCAGCAGAGCAAGCTATCGCTTTTTTGCGCGATCATAAAGTGAATGTAGAGGTATTAGGGTATGTTGCTTGA
- a CDS encoding proline--tRNA ligase yields MRTSNYLLSTLKETPNDAEVISHQLMLRAGMIRKLASGLYTWLPTGLRVLRKVENIVRQEIDNAGAVEILMPVVQPFELWEETGRSEKMGPELLRFTDRHSRPFVLSPTAEEVVTSLVRNEISSYKQLPLNLYQIQTKFRDERRPRFGVMRAREFSMMDAYSFDIDKEGLEKSYQAMHDAYCKAFDRMGLEYRPVLADSGAIGGSGSQEFHVLAESGEDLIAFSSDSDYAANIEKAEALAPTAELAAATQEMELVDTPNAKTIAELVEQHGLAIEKTVKTLFVKASDEIDADIVALIIRGDHELNEVKAENLPQVASPLEMAEEAEIRALIGAGPGSLGPVGLELPFIVDRTVAIMSDFGAGANVDGKHYFGINWGRDVELAQVEDLRNVVEGDLSPCGQGTIQLKRGIEVGHIFQLGTNYSKKMNCNVLGPDGKSATLEMGCYGIGVSRIVASAIEQNNDENGIIWPTALAPFQVAIVPMNMAKSEEVKAAAESLYAELTAAGIEVLFDDRKERPGVMFKDIELIGIPHTIVIGNRSLENGEMEYKDRRDGNKVAVPVADVVEMIKQKLA; encoded by the coding sequence ATGCGTACCAGTAACTATCTTCTTTCCACGTTGAAGGAGACTCCAAACGACGCAGAAGTCATTAGTCACCAACTAATGCTACGTGCAGGTATGATCCGTAAGCTGGCTTCAGGTCTTTATACCTGGCTACCTACAGGTCTACGTGTACTGCGTAAAGTCGAAAACATCGTTCGTCAAGAAATCGACAATGCAGGTGCCGTTGAAATCTTGATGCCCGTTGTTCAGCCGTTTGAACTTTGGGAAGAAACGGGCCGTTCTGAGAAAATGGGTCCTGAGCTACTTCGCTTCACTGACCGTCATTCTCGTCCGTTTGTTCTAAGCCCAACAGCAGAAGAAGTTGTCACTAGCCTTGTGCGCAACGAGATTAGCTCATACAAGCAGCTTCCGCTGAACCTGTACCAAATCCAGACTAAATTCCGTGATGAACGTCGCCCTCGTTTTGGTGTAATGCGTGCTCGTGAATTCTCAATGATGGATGCGTACAGCTTTGATATAGATAAAGAAGGCTTAGAAAAATCTTACCAAGCTATGCACGATGCTTACTGTAAAGCATTTGACCGTATGGGCCTTGAGTACCGTCCAGTATTGGCAGACTCTGGCGCAATCGGCGGCAGCGGATCTCAAGAATTCCACGTGCTTGCTGAAAGCGGTGAAGACCTAATCGCATTCTCTAGTGACTCTGATTACGCAGCAAACATCGAGAAAGCAGAAGCACTAGCTCCAACAGCTGAGCTTGCAGCAGCAACTCAAGAGATGGAACTGGTTGATACACCAAACGCTAAAACAATTGCAGAACTTGTAGAGCAGCACGGCCTTGCAATTGAAAAGACAGTTAAAACGCTATTCGTTAAAGCTTCTGACGAAATTGATGCAGATATCGTTGCATTGATCATCCGTGGTGATCACGAGCTTAACGAAGTTAAAGCTGAAAACCTACCACAAGTTGCCTCTCCATTAGAAATGGCAGAAGAAGCTGAGATCCGCGCACTAATCGGTGCTGGTCCAGGTTCACTTGGTCCTGTTGGTCTTGAGCTACCATTTATCGTAGACCGCACTGTTGCTATAATGAGCGACTTTGGTGCGGGTGCTAACGTTGATGGCAAACACTACTTCGGCATTAACTGGGGTCGTGATGTTGAGCTTGCTCAAGTGGAAGACCTACGTAACGTGGTAGAAGGCGATCTAAGCCCATGTGGTCAAGGTACTATCCAGCTGAAACGTGGTATCGAGGTTGGTCACATCTTCCAACTAGGCACTAACTACTCAAAGAAAATGAACTGTAACGTTCTTGGCCCTGATGGTAAGAGTGCCACTCTAGAAATGGGTTGTTACGGCATTGGTGTATCACGTATTGTGGCATCAGCTATCGAGCAAAACAACGATGAAAACGGCATTATCTGGCCGACAGCACTTGCACCATTCCAAGTGGCTATCGTACCGATGAACATGGCTAAATCTGAAGAAGTTAAAGCAGCTGCAGAAAGCCTGTATGCTGAATTAACGGCTGCGGGCATCGAAGTCTTATTTGATGATCGTAAAGAGCGCCCAGGTGTTATGTTCAAAGATATTGAGCTAATTGGTATTCCGCATACGATTGTGATCGGTAACCGTAGCCTAGAAAATGGCGAGATGGAATATAAAGACCGTCGCGATGGCAACAAAGTCGCAGTGCCTGTTGCTGATGTTGTAGAAATGATTAAGCAAAAATTAGCTTAA
- a CDS encoding extracellular solute-binding protein — MKKIKLSILAMVSMLGGMFANAAQLPNDLEWISNADEPIFASENAQFGGTFRTYLQSFPQTFRIVGPDSNGSFRQWLLDSRPNLVRRHPITYKWIPELADEWAYGNDNKSIYFRLNPKAQWSDGKPITVDDFKYALQLMRSKDIIAPWYNNYYTEQVDSVSEIDKHTIVIKSVQPKNREDLMTTLYDIQPRPAHFYKPKVDKNNDGVDDNFVRLYNFKAEPSSGPYYVDKVKKGKSIRFKHVGKDWWGYSNKYYKNRYNVEKINIKVIRDQDIARKHFEKGDLDAFGLVMPSLWHDKSNSKPYQKGYINKFWGFNQLPQGSGGVWMNTAKPHLNDLNVRKGVAHAIDFDGMIEKVLRGDYMRKPNGLGVGHGEYTNNEIKADQFDPPLAAEYFSQAGFEQIGTDGIRVNSKGSRLSFAITYSATAHTPRVAYLKEQAKEAGLELTLNLVDGSSAFKYVLEKKHELSFHNMGTSYIPQYWEYFHSDNANKAQTNNFTNFSSPALDQLIMSYRIEFDVEKKRAISREIQQVVADANVIIPGYMVPYVREGYWRWLKVPNQPMTKLTEAMFDPIGISTFWIDENVKKETKSAMKKGKVFDAITIIDDTYKL, encoded by the coding sequence ATGAAGAAAATAAAGTTATCCATATTGGCGATGGTATCGATGTTGGGAGGGATGTTTGCCAATGCAGCTCAACTACCTAATGATCTTGAATGGATATCAAATGCAGACGAACCTATTTTTGCTTCTGAAAACGCGCAATTTGGCGGTACGTTTCGAACGTATTTACAAAGCTTCCCTCAGACATTTCGTATTGTTGGCCCCGATTCTAACGGCAGTTTTAGGCAGTGGTTATTAGATTCTCGTCCTAATTTGGTAAGACGACATCCTATTACCTATAAATGGATTCCAGAATTAGCTGATGAGTGGGCCTACGGTAACGACAATAAAAGTATTTATTTTCGATTAAACCCGAAAGCGCAATGGTCTGATGGCAAGCCCATTACTGTGGATGACTTTAAATACGCCCTTCAACTCATGCGTTCAAAAGATATTATTGCCCCTTGGTATAATAATTACTATACAGAGCAAGTTGATTCAGTTTCTGAGATAGATAAACACACCATTGTGATTAAATCGGTTCAGCCTAAAAACCGAGAAGATTTAATGACCACGCTCTACGATATTCAACCAAGACCCGCCCACTTTTATAAGCCTAAAGTCGATAAAAATAATGATGGTGTCGATGATAATTTTGTTCGCCTTTATAATTTTAAAGCTGAGCCGTCATCAGGGCCTTACTACGTCGACAAAGTGAAAAAAGGTAAGTCGATTAGGTTTAAGCATGTAGGTAAGGATTGGTGGGGATATTCTAATAAATATTATAAAAATCGTTATAACGTTGAAAAAATTAATATAAAGGTTATTCGCGACCAAGACATTGCCCGAAAGCATTTTGAAAAAGGGGATCTTGACGCTTTTGGTTTAGTGATGCCTTCATTGTGGCACGATAAATCAAATAGCAAACCGTATCAGAAAGGCTACATCAATAAGTTTTGGGGATTTAACCAATTACCTCAGGGCAGTGGTGGAGTATGGATGAACACTGCAAAACCGCACCTTAATGATTTGAATGTACGTAAAGGGGTTGCCCATGCGATCGATTTTGATGGCATGATTGAAAAGGTTTTACGTGGTGATTATATGCGTAAGCCAAATGGTTTAGGTGTTGGTCATGGCGAATATACCAATAATGAGATAAAAGCCGATCAATTTGATCCTCCGTTAGCGGCGGAATATTTTTCTCAAGCCGGTTTTGAACAAATTGGTACCGATGGCATAAGAGTAAATAGTAAAGGGTCGCGATTATCCTTTGCGATAACCTACTCAGCGACAGCACATACCCCAAGGGTTGCTTACCTTAAAGAGCAAGCGAAAGAAGCGGGTTTGGAATTAACCTTGAACTTAGTTGATGGGTCTTCTGCGTTTAAGTATGTGTTAGAGAAAAAGCATGAGCTGTCTTTCCATAATATGGGCACATCTTATATTCCTCAATATTGGGAGTATTTCCATTCTGATAATGCCAACAAAGCGCAGACCAATAATTTTACGAATTTTAGCTCACCCGCGCTTGATCAATTAATCATGTCATACCGTATCGAATTTGATGTCGAAAAGAAAAGAGCTATATCTCGAGAAATACAGCAGGTTGTAGCCGATGCCAATGTCATCATTCCTGGTTATATGGTGCCTTATGTTCGTGAAGGTTACTGGCGTTGGTTGAAAGTGCCAAACCAACCAATGACGAAATTAACGGAAGCAATGTTTGACCCTATTGGCATATCAACATTTTGGATTGATGAAAACGTCAAAAAAGAAACCAAATCAGCGATGAAGAAAGGAAAGGTATTTGATGCCATCACCATTATCGATGATACCTATAAGTTATAA
- the tsaA gene encoding tRNA (N6-threonylcarbamoyladenosine(37)-N6)-methyltransferase TrmO encodes MSYSIEPIGIIRSPYKEKFAVPRQPGLVPNACSEIILQGSANTIEAVRGIEQFSHLWLLFLFDQNLEAGWRPTVRPPCLGGNERIGVFASRATFRPNGIGMSAVELKGIRQKGSDIIIELGGVDLVDGTPIIDIKPYVPYSDSLPQAQGGFAAEEPETLPVEFTDTALKQLEMDDNAYQQNVIREVLAQDPRPAYKKNKVDTKEYAVHLFNFNVKFTVQDGLVTVTTIETTVE; translated from the coding sequence ATGTCTTACAGCATTGAACCTATTGGTATTATTCGGTCGCCTTATAAAGAAAAATTTGCCGTTCCACGTCAACCGGGCTTAGTACCCAACGCATGCTCAGAAATCATCTTGCAAGGCAGTGCTAATACCATAGAGGCAGTAAGAGGCATCGAACAATTCAGCCATCTTTGGTTGTTATTCTTATTCGATCAAAACCTTGAAGCAGGCTGGCGACCAACCGTAAGACCCCCTTGCCTAGGCGGTAACGAACGCATTGGTGTCTTTGCGAGCAGAGCAACATTTCGCCCTAATGGCATTGGGATGTCTGCTGTTGAGCTAAAAGGGATACGTCAGAAAGGCAGTGATATTATTATTGAATTAGGTGGTGTTGACTTAGTTGATGGCACCCCCATTATAGATATAAAACCTTACGTGCCTTATTCGGATAGTTTGCCACAAGCACAGGGTGGCTTTGCAGCGGAAGAGCCCGAAACCTTACCCGTCGAGTTTACAGATACAGCATTAAAACAATTAGAAATGGATGACAACGCTTATCAACAAAACGTTATTCGGGAAGTCTTGGCTCAAGATCCTCGCCCTGCTTATAAAAAAAATAAAGTCGACACTAAGGAATATGCTGTCCATTTATTTAATTTCAACGTGAAATTTACCGTACAAGATGGTCTCGTTACCGTCACTACCATTGAAACAACCGTAGAATAA
- a CDS encoding ABC transporter permease subunit, which translates to MLSYFLRRMMLVIPTFLGITLLIFTITRFVPGGPVERMLASMQAQGDVAASISTPGGSSALSETQIAELNAFYGLDKPVVEAYTQWLGKLLTLDFGESTRYYEPVWGMIAERFPVSAFYGGMTFFISYFISIPLGYYKAMRHGTIFDSSSSILIFVGYALPGYVVGVLLITLFSYHLEWFPMGGFVDDDFDDYETVYEQVKDVMWHAVLPLICYLIGDFATLTMTMKNNLMENLSSDYVRTAIAKGLPFKDAVRKHALRNSLIPVASHFGNSLLFFMTGSFLIEVIFNIDGIGLLGYESIVERDYPVVMGIVAINAVLLMIGNILSDICVAIADPRVKFGV; encoded by the coding sequence ATGTTGTCATATTTTCTTCGGCGGATGATGTTAGTCATCCCGACCTTTCTCGGTATTACGCTTCTTATCTTCACAATTACTCGGTTTGTACCCGGTGGACCTGTTGAGCGCATGCTGGCAAGTATGCAGGCACAAGGCGATGTTGCAGCATCCATTTCTACCCCTGGCGGAAGCAGTGCGCTTTCTGAAACTCAAATCGCCGAGTTGAATGCTTTTTACGGTTTAGATAAACCTGTCGTTGAAGCATATACCCAATGGCTAGGCAAACTATTAACGTTAGACTTTGGTGAATCAACCCGATATTACGAACCTGTATGGGGAATGATAGCCGAACGTTTTCCAGTATCAGCATTCTACGGTGGAATGACTTTTTTTATTAGTTACTTTATTTCGATCCCATTGGGTTACTACAAAGCCATGCGGCATGGAACGATATTTGACTCAAGCTCATCCATTTTAATTTTTGTTGGCTATGCACTTCCGGGTTATGTGGTGGGCGTTTTACTGATCACGTTATTTAGTTATCACTTGGAATGGTTCCCGATGGGAGGATTTGTTGATGATGACTTTGATGATTACGAAACGGTTTATGAACAAGTTAAAGATGTTATGTGGCATGCCGTGCTTCCTTTGATTTGTTATTTGATAGGGGATTTTGCAACCTTAACTATGACAATGAAAAATAATCTAATGGAAAACCTATCGTCAGATTATGTGCGTACAGCCATAGCCAAAGGTTTACCCTTTAAAGACGCGGTACGTAAACATGCTTTACGTAATAGTTTAATACCTGTCGCGAGTCATTTTGGTAACTCTTTGCTTTTCTTTATGACCGGATCATTTTTGATCGAAGTTATCTTTAATATCGATGGCATTGGATTACTAGGGTATGAATCAATCGTTGAACGTGATTACCCTGTTGTGATGGGGATTGTGGCAATTAATGCCGTGCTTCTAATGATTGGTAATATCCTCTCTGATATTTGCGTTGCAATCGCCGATCCTCGTGTAAAGTTTGGAGTGTAA
- a CDS encoding ABC transporter permease yields MMKLNPLTLRKIKRFKEIKRGYLSFLILSCLLLLSLVAEVFINSKALVVKYEGNLYFPVISDVRKGTTFGLSYLKETDYRELQQVFEQQNSDNFVVLPLVPWNPYEQDFSGGYPPTAPSFEDEHYLGTDTIGRDILARLVYGFRIAMGFALMTMVSSYAIGVAVGCAMGFWGGKFDLIAQRLIEVWSMVPFLYVIMILVSITRPTFSLFVAINVLFGWMGITWYMRTMTYKESAREYVMAARALGASTFRILFKHILPNTMVMIVTLAPFTIAANITALTALDYLGLGLMPPTPSWGDLLQQGKSNLDSPWIASSVVAAIVMVLVMVTFIGEGIREAFDPKKYTRYI; encoded by the coding sequence ATGATGAAACTGAATCCTCTTACACTGAGAAAAATCAAACGCTTTAAAGAAATAAAGCGTGGGTATTTATCCTTTTTAATCTTATCTTGCTTGTTGCTTTTATCGCTGGTGGCTGAAGTCTTTATTAATAGTAAGGCGTTGGTGGTGAAATATGAGGGTAATTTGTATTTCCCGGTTATTAGTGATGTAAGAAAAGGCACAACGTTTGGTCTTTCGTATTTAAAAGAAACGGATTATCGAGAATTACAGCAAGTTTTTGAGCAACAAAATAGTGATAATTTTGTGGTGCTACCGCTAGTGCCTTGGAACCCCTACGAGCAAGACTTCAGCGGTGGTTATCCTCCTACAGCACCAAGCTTTGAAGATGAACATTACCTTGGAACAGACACTATCGGACGCGATATTTTAGCGCGTTTAGTTTATGGCTTTAGAATTGCGATGGGCTTTGCTTTGATGACGATGGTGAGTTCATACGCGATTGGCGTTGCTGTTGGATGTGCGATGGGTTTCTGGGGAGGAAAGTTTGATTTGATTGCCCAGCGCTTAATTGAAGTGTGGTCAATGGTGCCTTTTTTATATGTCATCATGATATTGGTTTCGATTACTCGCCCTACGTTCTCTTTATTTGTCGCTATTAACGTACTCTTTGGTTGGATGGGAATAACCTGGTACATGCGTACGATGACTTATAAAGAATCTGCCCGAGAATATGTGATGGCAGCTCGAGCACTTGGTGCATCAACATTCCGAATTTTGTTTAAGCACATCTTGCCCAATACCATGGTCATGATTGTGACATTAGCGCCATTTACCATTGCGGCAAACATTACCGCATTAACCGCGTTAGATTATTTAGGGCTGGGATTAATGCCCCCAACACCAAGTTGGGGTGATTTACTGCAACAAGGAAAATCAAACTTAGATTCACCGTGGATAGCATCGTCAGTCGTTGCTGCTATTGTTATGGTACTCGTCATGGTGACATTTATAGGTGAAGGCATTCGTGAAGCTTTCGATCCTAAAAAATATACGCGCTATATTTAA